A region of Cucumis melo cultivar AY chromosome 2, USDA_Cmelo_AY_1.0, whole genome shotgun sequence DNA encodes the following proteins:
- the LOC103494326 gene encoding malate dehydrogenase, chloroplastic isoform X2, which produces MAATSATSLSIGATASLNTKLNLFSQSKSNSLRINSQEKLQSFCGLKADSSLRCDSESSFLGKQSSAALWRHLAPSVQRANLNLCKNLQPQASYKVAVLGAAGGIGQPLALLIKMSPLVATLNLYDIANVKGVAADISHCNTPSKVQDFTGPSELANALKGVDVVVIPAGVPRKPGMTRDDLFNINAGIVKSLVEAVADNCPDAFIHIISNPVNSTVPIAAEVLKQKGVYDPKKLFGVTTLDVVRANTFVAEKKNLKLIDVDVPVVGGHAGITILPLLSKTRPSVSFTDEQIQELTIRIQNGGTEVVEAKAGAGSATLSMAYAAARFVESSLRALDGDSDVYECTFVQSDLTELPFFASRVKLGRKGVEAFVSSELLGLSEYEQKALEALKPELKASIEKGIAFAQKQVVTA; this is translated from the coding sequence ATGGCAGCAACATCAGCAACTAGTTTGTCAATTGGAGCAACTGCATCACTTAATACTAAGCTCAACTTGTTTTCCCAGTCAAAGTCTAATAGCCTAAGAATCAATTCACAAGAGAAGCTTCAGAGCTTCTGTGGCCTCAAGGCAGATTCATCCCTTCGTTGTGACTCAGAGTCGTCTTTCCTAGGGAAACAGAGCAGCGCTGCCCTATGGCGTCATCTTGCTCCTTCAGTACAAAGAGCGAACCTGAATTTATGCAAAAATCTTCAACCTCAAGCCTCTTACAAAGTTGCTGTTCTTGGAGCTGCTGGAGGAATAGGTCAGCCTCTGGCACTTCTCATCAAGATGTCGCCATTAGTTGCCACCTTGAACCTTTATGATATTGCAAATGTCAAGGGTGTTGCTGCTGATATTAGCCATTGTAACACTCCCTCAAAAGTTCAGGATTTCACTGGACCTTCTGAATTAGCCAATGCTTTAAAAGGTGTAGATGTTGTTGTCATACCTGCTGGGGTTCCGAGAAAGCCCGGTATGACTCGTGATGACCTCTTCAACATAAATGCTGGCATAGTGAAAAGTTTGGTCGAGGCTGTTGCTGATAATTGTCCCGATGCTTTCATCCATATCATTAGCAACCCTGTGAACTCAACTGTTCCAATAGCAGCAGAAGTTCTAAAGCAGAAGGGCGTGTATGATCCAAAGAAGCTTTTTGGGGTTACTACATTGGATGTTGTCCGTGCAAACACTTTCGTTGCTGAAAAGAAGAACCTTAAACTGATTGACGTCGATGTCCCGGTTGTTGGGGGACATGCTGGAATAACAATTCTTCCATTGCTATCAAAGACACGCCCTTCAGTAAGTTTTACAGATGAACAAATTCAAGAACTGACTATTAGAATTCAAAATGGGGGAACCGAAGTCGTGGAAGCAAAGGCTGGGGCAGGATCTGCTACCCTTTCAATGGCATATGCTGCAGCACGATTTGTCGAATCATCTCTTCGTGCTTTGGACGGAGACAGTGATGTATACGAGTGCACTTTTGTGCAGTCTGATCTAACTGAGCTTCCCTTTTTTGCATCGAGGGTTAAGCTCGGGAGGAAAGGAGTTGAAGCCTTTGTATCGTCTGAACTTCTGGGTTTATCCGAGTACGAGCAGAAGGCACTTGAAGCTCTAAAGCCAGAACTGAAGGCAAGCATTGAGAAGGGCATTGCTTTTGCACAGAAGCAAGTTGTGACTGCTTAA
- the LOC103494326 gene encoding malate dehydrogenase, chloroplastic isoform X1, with protein sequence MESEMAATSATSLSIGATASLNTKLNLFSQSKSNSLRINSQEKLQSFCGLKADSSLRCDSESSFLGKQSSAALWRHLAPSVQRANLNLCKNLQPQASYKVAVLGAAGGIGQPLALLIKMSPLVATLNLYDIANVKGVAADISHCNTPSKVQDFTGPSELANALKGVDVVVIPAGVPRKPGMTRDDLFNINAGIVKSLVEAVADNCPDAFIHIISNPVNSTVPIAAEVLKQKGVYDPKKLFGVTTLDVVRANTFVAEKKNLKLIDVDVPVVGGHAGITILPLLSKTRPSVSFTDEQIQELTIRIQNGGTEVVEAKAGAGSATLSMAYAAARFVESSLRALDGDSDVYECTFVQSDLTELPFFASRVKLGRKGVEAFVSSELLGLSEYEQKALEALKPELKASIEKGIAFAQKQVVTA encoded by the exons ATGG AGTCAGAAATGGCAGCAACATCAGCAACTAGTTTGTCAATTGGAGCAACTGCATCACTTAATACTAAGCTCAACTTGTTTTCCCAGTCAAAGTCTAATAGCCTAAGAATCAATTCACAAGAGAAGCTTCAGAGCTTCTGTGGCCTCAAGGCAGATTCATCCCTTCGTTGTGACTCAGAGTCGTCTTTCCTAGGGAAACAGAGCAGCGCTGCCCTATGGCGTCATCTTGCTCCTTCAGTACAAAGAGCGAACCTGAATTTATGCAAAAATCTTCAACCTCAAGCCTCTTACAAAGTTGCTGTTCTTGGAGCTGCTGGAGGAATAGGTCAGCCTCTGGCACTTCTCATCAAGATGTCGCCATTAGTTGCCACCTTGAACCTTTATGATATTGCAAATGTCAAGGGTGTTGCTGCTGATATTAGCCATTGTAACACTCCCTCAAAAGTTCAGGATTTCACTGGACCTTCTGAATTAGCCAATGCTTTAAAAGGTGTAGATGTTGTTGTCATACCTGCTGGGGTTCCGAGAAAGCCCGGTATGACTCGTGATGACCTCTTCAACATAAATGCTGGCATAGTGAAAAGTTTGGTCGAGGCTGTTGCTGATAATTGTCCCGATGCTTTCATCCATATCATTAGCAACCCTGTGAACTCAACTGTTCCAATAGCAGCAGAAGTTCTAAAGCAGAAGGGCGTGTATGATCCAAAGAAGCTTTTTGGGGTTACTACATTGGATGTTGTCCGTGCAAACACTTTCGTTGCTGAAAAGAAGAACCTTAAACTGATTGACGTCGATGTCCCGGTTGTTGGGGGACATGCTGGAATAACAATTCTTCCATTGCTATCAAAGACACGCCCTTCAGTAAGTTTTACAGATGAACAAATTCAAGAACTGACTATTAGAATTCAAAATGGGGGAACCGAAGTCGTGGAAGCAAAGGCTGGGGCAGGATCTGCTACCCTTTCAATGGCATATGCTGCAGCACGATTTGTCGAATCATCTCTTCGTGCTTTGGACGGAGACAGTGATGTATACGAGTGCACTTTTGTGCAGTCTGATCTAACTGAGCTTCCCTTTTTTGCATCGAGGGTTAAGCTCGGGAGGAAAGGAGTTGAAGCCTTTGTATCGTCTGAACTTCTGGGTTTATCCGAGTACGAGCAGAAGGCACTTGAAGCTCTAAAGCCAGAACTGAAGGCAAGCATTGAGAAGGGCATTGCTTTTGCACAGAAGCAAGTTGTGACTGCTTAA
- the LOC103493993 gene encoding pentatricopeptide repeat-containing protein At3g47530: MYVIFHRPSILSLISLIKSCTHKSQLLQIHAHIIRTSSIQDPIVSLRFLTRTASAPFRDLGYSRRFLDLLTNPLVSHYNAMLRAYSVSRSPLEGLYVYRDMERQGVRADPLSSSFAVKSCIKLLSLLFGIQIHARIFIYGHQADSLLLTSMMDLYSHCGKPEEACKLFDEVPQKDVVAWNVLISCLTRNKRTRDALGLFEIMQSPTYLCQPDKVTCLLLLQACADLNALEFGERIHGYIQQHCYNTESNLCNSLISMYSRCGRVDKAYEVFDKMPEKNVVSWSAMISGLSMNGHGREAIEAFWEMQKNGVEPDDHTFTAVLSACSHCGLVDEGMAFFDRMRQELMIAPNVHHYGCIVDLLGRAGMLDQAYELIMSMKVRPDATMWRTLLGACRIHGHANLGERIVEHLIELKSQEAGDYVLLLNIYSSAGKWDKVTELRKLMKEKGIYTTPCCTTIELNGVVHEFAVDDISHPMKDKIYKQLDEINKQLKIAGYEAEMSSELHRLKPEDKGYALSNHSEKLAIAFGVLATPPGRTIRVANNIRTCMDCHNFAKYISSVYNRKVVLRDRSRFHHFQEGRCSCNDFW; the protein is encoded by the coding sequence ATGTATGTCATCTTCCACCGTCCTTCTATCCTTTCTCTGATTTCTCTCATAAAATCATGCACCCACAAATCCCAATTGCTCCAAATCCATGCCCACATCATCAGAACTTCTTCAATACAAGACCCCATTGTTTCCCTCCGCTTCTTGACTCGTACTGCCTCTGCCCCTTTTCGCGATTTGGGCTATTCTCGACGATTCTTAGATCTCCTGACTAACCCACTTGTTTCTCATTACAATGCGATGTTGCGAGCTTACTCTGTGAGCCGTTCACCACTAGAAGGATTGTACGTGTACAGAGACATGGAGAGGCAAGGAGTTCGTGCTGATCCTTTGTCTTCTTCCTTTGCCGTTAAGTCGTGTATAAAGTTGCTCTCGTTACTTTTCGGGATTCAGATTCACGCGAGGATTTTTATATATGGGCATCAAGCGGATAGTCTATTGCTCACTTCCATGATGGACCTGTATTCTCACTGTGGCAAACCTGAGGAAGCGTGCAAATTGTTCGATGAAGTTCCTCAAAAAGATGTCGTTGCTTGGAACGTTTTGATTTCTTGTTTAACTCGCAATAAACGAACAAGGGATGCTTTGGGTCTGTTTGAGATCATGCAGAGTCCAACGTATCTCTGCCAACCTGATAAAGTTACTTGTTTACTCCTCCTCCAAGCCTGTGCAGACTTGAATGCATTGGAGTTCGGTGAAAGGATTCATGGTTATATTCAACAACACTGTTATAATACCGAGAGTAATTTGTGTAATTCGCTGATATCAATGTATTCGCGGTGTGGGCGTGTGGATAAGGCTTATGAGGTGTTTGATAAAATGCCAGAGAAGAATGTTGTTTCATGGAGTGCGATGATTTCCGGGTTATCGATGAATGGGCACGGGAGAGAAGCAATTGAAGCATTTTGGGAGATGCAAAAGAATGGTGTCGAGCCTGATGATCATACTTTCACTGCTGTTCTTTCTGCTTGTAGCCACTGTGGCCTGGTTGATGAAGGAATGGCATTTTTTGATCGTATGAGACAGGAGCTCATGATAGCTCCCAACGTCCATCACTATGGATGTATAGTTGATCTCTTGGGTCGTGCTGGAATGCTCGATCAAGCCTATGAGCTCATAATGTCAATGAAGGTAAGACCAGATGCGACAATGTGGAGAACCCTTCTTGGAGCTTGCAGAATTCACGGTCATGCAAACCTTGGGGAGCGCATAGTTGAACACTTGATTGAACTTAAATCTCAAGAAGCAGGAGATTATGTATTGTTGCTCAACATTTATTCTTCGGCTGGCAAATGGGACAAGGTAACTGAATTGAGGAAACTTATGAAAGAGAAGGGTATTTATACCACACCTTGCTGCACCACAATAGAACTGAACGGGGTGGTGCATGAGTTTGCTGTGGATGATATTTCACATCCTATGAAAGACAAGATCTACAAGCAGTTGGATGAGATCAACAAGCAGCTAAAAATTGCAGGTTATGAAGCTGAAATGTCATCTGAATTACATAGATTAAAGCCAGAAGATAAAGGGTATGCACTTTCTAACCATAGTGAGAAATTGGCCATAGCCTTTGGGGTTCTTGCCACTCCACCGGGAAGAACCATCAGAGTCGCAAATAACATTCGTACTTGCATGGATTGTCATAACTTTGCTAAGTACATCTCAAGTGTTTATAACCGAAAAGTGGTTCTTAGAGACCGAAGTCGGTTCCATCATTTCCAAGAGGGTCGGTGTTCCTGCAACGATTTTTGGTAA